One region of SAR324 cluster bacterium genomic DNA includes:
- the proB gene encoding glutamate 5-kinase yields the protein MKPQRIVIKVGTNVLQRANGKLDYNIINDLGEQIAAIHKMGVEVLFVTSGAVGAGREICEFEDQKRTLIRKQILASVGQVRLMQIYSDFFLEHQIIIAQILLTRSHFGDRSSYLNIRNTLDGLLDAGILPVINENDVVATEELALNFGDNDQLAVYVAALAGADHLFFLTTAPGLLKFNDAGEGELVPEVQEYSDALLKLCKPTKSSGGTGGMDSKIKSAGLGASFGIETHIVDGKAPNVVLKILKGEKQGTRFIPNGKKIKSYQKWLAAGAMSKGKLVIDAGAEQALRNNKSLLIRGIRQIEGSFELKDLVTIYNLDGKKIGVGQAKMSHKELKDYLNTTTADNTSAGKIAIHCDQLFLE from the coding sequence ATGAAACCGCAACGAATTGTGATAAAAGTAGGAACAAATGTACTTCAACGAGCAAACGGCAAATTGGACTATAACATCATCAATGATCTGGGAGAGCAGATTGCGGCCATTCATAAAATGGGCGTTGAAGTCCTGTTTGTCACATCCGGAGCCGTTGGCGCAGGCCGGGAGATTTGCGAATTTGAAGATCAAAAGCGAACCCTGATTCGCAAGCAGATTCTGGCATCTGTCGGACAGGTCCGGCTGATGCAGATATATTCCGATTTTTTTCTGGAACACCAGATCATTATCGCGCAAATTCTGCTGACCCGTTCGCATTTTGGCGATCGCTCCTCTTATCTGAACATACGCAACACTCTGGATGGACTGCTGGATGCGGGAATATTGCCCGTCATCAATGAAAATGATGTTGTCGCCACTGAAGAACTTGCACTTAATTTTGGTGACAATGATCAACTGGCCGTCTATGTGGCGGCACTGGCCGGGGCAGACCATCTGTTTTTTCTGACCACGGCTCCCGGATTATTGAAATTCAACGATGCGGGAGAAGGCGAACTGGTCCCTGAAGTTCAGGAATATTCTGACGCACTGCTCAAGTTATGCAAGCCCACTAAATCTTCTGGTGGAACCGGTGGCATGGACAGTAAAATCAAATCTGCGGGGTTAGGTGCCTCATTCGGTATTGAAACCCACATTGTTGATGGGAAAGCACCCAACGTGGTGTTGAAAATTCTGAAGGGGGAAAAACAGGGGACAAGATTTATTCCCAACGGCAAAAAAATCAAAAGCTATCAAAAATGGCTGGCGGCCGGAGCTATGAGCAAAGGCAAACTGGTCATTGATGCTGGTGCGGAACAGGCCTTACGCAATAATAAAAGTTTGCTGATTCGTGGTATCAGACAGATTGAGGGAAGTTTTGAACTCAAGGATCTGGTCACGATTTATAATCTTGACGGGAAAAAAATCGGAGTGGGACAAGCAAAAATGTCACACAAGGAACTGAAGGACTATTTGAACACAACCACAGCAGACAACACTTCAGCCGGTAAAATTGCCATTCACTGTGACCAACTGTTCCTGGAATAA
- a CDS encoding HEAT repeat domain-containing protein — translation MKNIILTLSCLLLCGTVLWAAPNREDVKKLLEGYEWQIDPVQFGELGADTDLVLMEIITDPAPMLNYYRFRALEALRLFPNDRVATFLEKYLGNESDTSRVYRAFDSYTRNFSKSRPQAVQKIAEKLLVNSKPDLRIAAVEALKKIKSSDALKLVEKQLEKESEEWIRSRMR, via the coding sequence ATGAAAAACATCATACTGACGTTGAGTTGTCTCTTGCTGTGCGGAACCGTCCTTTGGGCCGCGCCAAATCGGGAGGATGTAAAAAAACTGCTTGAAGGTTATGAATGGCAAATTGATCCCGTTCAATTTGGGGAATTAGGCGCGGATACAGACCTGGTTCTGATGGAAATCATCACAGATCCTGCGCCGATGCTGAATTATTACCGTTTTCGGGCGCTTGAAGCACTGCGTTTGTTTCCCAATGACCGGGTCGCAACCTTTCTGGAAAAATATCTGGGGAATGAATCTGATACTTCACGTGTATACCGGGCCTTTGATTCATACACACGGAATTTTAGTAAATCACGACCTCAGGCAGTCCAAAAAATCGCTGAAAAACTACTGGTAAATTCCAAACCGGATTTACGCATCGCGGCAGTCGAGGCTCTCAAAAAAATCAAATCATCAGACGCGCTAAAACTGGTGGAGAAACAGCTCGAAAAAGAATCTGAAGAATGGATCCGGTCACGGATGCGTTAG